The DNA window TTGGTGAGGGGAGCAGTGAGGCGCTGCGGTCCCAAGGTGTCAACAGCAGGTGAAGGAAACTCGTCAGGCTTGAAGTGGTGTGTGTGGACATCTGATATGACCAGCAGCGGGGGCGAGCGACGCAAATGCGAATTTTTAATCCATAAAAGCGCCCTTTAACCTAACTTGGCTGGACTTTGAGTTTGTGTAAGAAATACTACAGGAGTACAGCAATAGATGCAGTAAACGAGTGAGCAGGCGTTGACAGGTTAAATGGACCGCCTTTGCGGTCCAAAGGGTGCGCTTGATATAGGCAACGTTACATCCGGTACAGAGTCGTCTACCTGAACTAGCGTTCAGACTTTCCTccattttcaagtttttttccctttaaagaggaaaggaaattaatttaattctaAATTATCCCATTCTGTTTGTTATCAGAACATCTGACTTTTACAACTCTAATGTCTGACCAGAGCCTTGTAAAAACATTGTCAAAGGTGACTGTTTTGGAGTTCCcagaaattttatttaaaaaaaaaaactgtatatcTAACCTTTTAGAATAGACATTGAGCAGAAATAACAAATGACAAAGAATGACCTTTCCATTAATCTTATTAGCAAATttaggctctctctctctttttatcttgATTATAAATCCATGGCCCAAAGCTACTGCAGAGAATGAGCTCTGTTGTATATTTGTCTGACATCTGAGCATTATGAAGAGAAACAACAGTAAATTATTTCAGCCTAATTCTTTAATTCTGCCATTTCCTTTGGTGGAATTATccctgaaaacacagacacgGATTGAATGTACTCCTAAATTAAAGACTCCAATTTTAATTGTCTTTACATTGTCTGTGTATTCTGAACCCCCAAATTGATTGATATGTGCTTGTTCAAACAATGTAATTTCCTTTAACAGTACTCATGAGTGTTTTCTTGGAGAAATTTCAAACGCTGTTTTGAATTTTCCCCAAAAACTCACCAGTATACAGGATAATTGTCCTCACTGCAAACAAATTATTTCAttgcaatatacagtacatatatgtTCCTTACATATGCTTTCATTGTTCACTTATTACATACATAAACCTAgttgtgtgcatttttgtcaTTAAGCGCCATACATTTTAATAGACCGATTACTTAAAGTGTCCATCAGCTCCCACATTCATACTGCATCTTTTCCATACAGATTAATCTGTCTTTAAGACACTTCTTGGTTTAATTTCATGTAGTCAGTTGAAAATAACATTGCTACATAGGAAGTGCAATATCACTTAGTTTAGCTCTGTCAGAGCCAAGTATTGGCATATCAACATGTCACATCACTGTTGTCCTGTTTGCATTGTATTTAACACAGGCTCTCAAGTCTCACAGGCTTTCAGGGACATCAGGCCCACCCAAAGGTCTATATCTGTCCTTCACAGAGCTCACAGTGTTTCCCTTGAAGCCTCATGTGTCTTAGTAGTAATGCACTCTTCCAATAGTCCCTGTTCCCGACCCCAGGATATCAGGCTGGCCATTCCTCCAGATCTCACGTATGATACGTTCTCTCTCCTCCAGTCGCTGTGCCCGTTCCAGCTCCTCAGCTGAAGTAAATACGTTTACACTCAGTGTcccatctgattggctggtatGATTACCAACAGGGATTTCTGTGCTGGGCAAAGGGACAGGTGCCTCTACATCATCGCCATCTTCATCTTCGTCTTCCTCACTCTCCTCGTCCTCTTCACTGATGtcctttaaattttttttctcaggtgTGGAGGGGACGATGTTGGTCCTTGTCTTGCAGGATATGCGGATGACCAGCAGGCAGAGTGTCAGCACCAAGCCGAAACACACTCCAAGCACAAAGTAAAGGCCGAAGCTCTCTGGGTTTGCTAAGGAAAGGACAAAAATGAACAACATCAGATAgagtaaaatgttattactTGTTTTTTGGATAGAGATCACTAACAAAAGGTGGATGTAGGTATTGTGCGGGGCTGCGGTGTGACTTACCTTTGATGTGTGCATATGCAGCTATGCTGTTGCTCAGGAGGtccatttcctttttcttcacaTCCATGGTGATCTTGACTTTGCTTTCTGTAcacctgaaaaacaacaaacatatgATGCACCatattcaattcatttcaattttatttatatagcacctagcacttttcctatagagcaggtctagaccgtactctttataatattaatatggtGTATAATGCAACTAGACACCATATTAATGCTCTTACAGGTGCTAAAAGTCTCTGAAATATTTCCCAAGCAGCCTTCCTCCAGTGTCACATTCTGTGCAGTGCCTGGAAGTCAAACCCACTGACCACGGAACTTCTTCATATGCCTTCGGGTGGGTGGGATGA is part of the Siniperca chuatsi isolate FFG_IHB_CAS linkage group LG9, ASM2008510v1, whole genome shotgun sequence genome and encodes:
- the eva1ba gene encoding eva-1 homolog Ba translates to MDVKKKEMDLLSNSIAAYAHIKANPESFGLYFVLGVCFGLVLTLCLLVIRISCKTRTNIVPSTPEKKNLKDISEEDEESEEDEDEDGDDVEAPVPLPSTEIPVGNHTSQSDGTLSVNVFTSAEELERAQRLEERERIIREIWRNGQPDILGSGTGTIGRVHYY